The following proteins are co-located in the Oncorhynchus masou masou isolate Uvic2021 unplaced genomic scaffold, UVic_Omas_1.1 unplaced_scaffold_988, whole genome shotgun sequence genome:
- the LOC135538615 gene encoding tripartite motif-containing protein 16-like — protein MAQQGVLLDQDQFCCSVCLDLLKDPVTIPCGHSYCRSCIEGCWDQDVLKGVYSCPQCRETFTSRPNLMKNNMLAELVEKLRKTGLQAAPPPALCYAGPGDVACDFCTGTRKQKALMSCLVCLASYCETHLQPHYEFPGFKKHKLVKATAQLQEKICSHHDKLLEVYCRTDQQCICYLCTMDEHKGHDTVSAAAERTEKQRQLGMSQQKVQQRFQEREKELKELQQAVESFKRSAQSAVEDSDQIFTELIRSIERRSSEVKELIRAQEKAQVSQAEGLLEQLKQEIAELRKRSTELEQLSHTEDHIHFLQRYQSLSSISVSSDLPSIVVRPLQSFGDVSQTVSELREKLEDFLKGEWTKISTTVNIVDVVLPPEPKTREQLLQYSCQLTLDPNTAHTLLSLSEGNRKVTCTDQVQPYPDHPDRFTNYWQVLCREGLSGRCYWEVERTGGVDTAVSYKDISRTVRDDGGFGYNNKSWSLNYSSGGYCFRHNNVETKVSGPQSSRVGVYLDHKAGTLSFYSVSDTMTLLHRVQTTFTQPLYPGFRLYDFNGSAELVKL, from the exons atggctcaacagggagttctgctggaccaggaccagttctgttgttctgtctgtctggatctactGAAGGATCCGGTCACTATTCCCTGTGGACACAGTTACTGTAGGAGCTGTATTGAGGGCTGCTGGGATCAGGATGTTCTGAAAGGGGTCTATAGCTGtcctcagtgcagagagaccttcACTTCAAGGCCTAATCTGATGAAAAATAACATGTTGGCTGAGCTGGTGGAGAAACTGAGGAAGACAGGACTCCAGgctgctccccctcctgctctgtgctatgctggacctggagatgtggcgtgtgatttctgcactgggaccagaaagcagaaagccctcatgtcctgtctggtgtgtctggcctCTTACTGTGAGACTCACCTCCAACCTCACTATGAATTTCCTGGTTTCAAGAAGCACAAGCTGGTCAAAGCCACCGCACAACTACAGGAGAAGATCTGTTCTCATCATGACAAACTGCTGGAGGTTTACTGTCGTACCGATCAGCAGTGTATCTGTTATCTGTGTACAATGGATGAACATAAAGGCCATGATACAGTGTcagctgcagcagagaggactgAGAAACAG AGGCAGCTGGGGATGAGTCAGCAGAAGGTCCAGCAGAgattccaggagagagagaaggagctgaaggagctccaacaggctgtggagtctttcaag cgctctgcacagtcagcagtggaggacagtgatcagatctttactgagctgatccgctccattgagagaaggagctctgaggtgaaggagctgatcagagcccaagagaaggctcaagtgagtcaagctgaaggactcctggagcaactgaagcaggagatcgctgagctgaggaagagaagcactgagctggagcagctctcacacacagaggatcacatccatttcctccag aggtatcagtctctctccagtatcagtgtatcttcagacttacccagcatcgttgtccgtcctcttcagtcctttggagatgtgagtcagactgtgtctgaactgagagagaaactagaagacttccttaaaggagaatggaccaagatctccactacag tgaatatagtggatgttgtactgcctccagagcccaagaccagagaacagttgttacaat attcctgtcagctcacactggacccaaacacagcacacacactcctctctctgtctgaagggaacagaaaggtgacctGTACAGACCAAGTCCAACCAtatcctgaccatccagacagattcaccAACTACTGGCAggttctgtgtagagagggtctgtctggacgctgttactgggaggtggagaggactggTGGTGTTGATACAGCAGTCTCATATAAAGACATCAGCAGAACAGTGAGAGATGATGGTGGATTTGGATACAATAACAAGTCCTGGAGTTTAAATTACTCTAGTGGTGGTTAttgtttcagacacaataatgttgagactaaagtatcaggccctcagtcctccagagtaggagtgtacctggatcacaaggcaggtactctgtccttctacagtgtctctgacacaatgaccctcctccacagagtccagaccacattcactcagcccctctatcctgggtttAGGCTCTATGATTTTAATGGTtctgctgagctggttaaactgtaa